One part of the Rutidosis leptorrhynchoides isolate AG116_Rl617_1_P2 chromosome 1, CSIRO_AGI_Rlap_v1, whole genome shotgun sequence genome encodes these proteins:
- the LOC139843356 gene encoding uncharacterized protein yields the protein MKILCLNIRGFGSGKHSKIGDCRKLLIRESPSIVALQETRLNNIDKNWVSLVWGSQDFEFIQKEKIGNSGGFLIIWDKNEFVMEQSFLGDFFVAIVGTHDAEWVLCVDFNEVRDQSERKNCDFIERRAKWFNEFIDKNRLIDVPLGGKKFTRICDNRVKFSKLDRFLVSESFHNTWGNISTLALERKLSDHCPIVLRDREIDYGPKPTKIFDEWLDGEESKKWWMKLGNLMLMGIGIIVSIFGQIDSEIEELKSKACEWESYAENRVLNDEDRRNWLEIRKQWLEKDGIKANMVRQKSRVKWIHDGDENTKYFHSFFKRRNSRRNIRGLNLNGVWCEDPIEVKQAAHDYFKTLYERRNINKMRFMNQTYVGGSFFQHGVDMAYVTGPLNPPALVIVSACPTATDTRASAAFSDVRSSVSNATSAGVINGSDIQAAASNLDANPPGQASDDVTKISVAQATEIEGKFTEKEVLDAIKECDCSKAPGPDGFKFKFFNLHWELIKEDLMKALDWFWVNCDISNGCNASFITLVPKNNDPLGLNEFRPISLIGCYYKILAKILSIRIRKVLPSVIGYEQSAYLREWVLDVDGESGFMLASNRPLFRFLLTGHLPTSFFIERGVRQGDPLSPFLFLIATEGLNLILKRACREGLFKGVEVGMDKIGLSHLQFADDTIFFGEWRSQNFCNLMKILKCYKNLSGLKINFHKSVLYGVGVASIDIEGLASRVGCKVGDLPFIYLGLSVDKNMSKEQSWKPVIEKFYLKLSNWKARSISYGGRLTLIKSVLSSLPLYYFSLFRAPLSVLKSLEYIRRNFFWGGTGENSKLSWVKWDECLLPYDFGGLNIGSLRGKNLALLGKWFWRAKTEPNALWVTIIKSIYGSNGLLPPTCLSGPVGCGSVWSNIFRAVIMIEKLDTNFASSFIKIIGDVADTDFWNDSWLCGAPLKQRFPRLFHLDEDSNARVQDRITWMDHSFVCNFRWKRDVSGRAINELDSLMALLNDYVKQDKAKDSWIWNLAGNGLFSTKKLAFVLDEKILNFGSHANNEEFLKNNLVPSKVAIFIWRALKRRIPVRTELDKRGIDLDSVRCPLCDDNVESIEHSLIFCRYAMDIWVRVYKWWGLGVVSNLSINELFRGNCNRPLSPLWSSIWQALEWTCGYLIWKNRNQKVFSNSSWCGPSGQEAPLCHHLLHSTRPIAYMTGSSTLPSSSPLHKAYSITNIKSHIPLILTLDHLNYDAWTDLFETHCIGFDVIDHIDNTYDKRPPPTDPEWVKLDSIVRMWIYSTISPDVLENIHEKKSTARATWLNLETLFRTNKDSTALQLEHDLRNFTLGDMSIKDYCTKIKSMADLLKNIGEPVSDKHLVAYTLQGLPRKWNGVTRAIRLREKQPTWVQTRAILLSEESKLDDTRSSNSNSSSPIKHSSCFVRYRKPPFWLRMDRRNDRRQPPTGQYGWVYIPPPPPSQTGWPSQGSYTANYHHVIW from the exons ATGAAGATTCTCTGTTTAAATATTCGGGGGTTTGGGTCGGGTAAACATAGTAAGATAGGTGATTGTAGAAAACTTTTGATTCGTGAAAGCCCTAGTATTGTAGCTTTGCAAGAAACTAGATTGAACAATATTGATAAAAATTGGGTTAGTTTAGTTTGGGGTTCCCAAGACTTTGAGTTTATTCAAAAGGAAAAGATCGGTAACTCGGGAGGGTTCTTAATTATTTGGGATAAGAATGAGTTTGTGATGGAACAATCCTTTCTTGGTGATTTTTTTGTTGCGATTGTGG GTACACATGACGCGGAATGGGTTCTTTGTGTAGATTTTAATGAGGTTCGAGATCAAAGCGAAAGGAAAAATTGTGACTTTATAGAACGACGGGCTAAATGGTTCAATGAATTTATAGATAAGAATCGCCTTATTGATGTTCCGCTAGGTGGCAAGAAATTCACAAGAATATGTGATAATAGGGTGAAATTTAGCAAGTTGGATAGATTCCTTGTCTCCGAAAGTTTTCACAATACGTGGGGGAATATCTCAACGTTAGCCCTTGAAAGGAAGCTATCAGATCATTGTCCCATTGTTCTAAGAGATAGAGAAATTGACTACGGACCGAAACCAACAAAAATATTTGATGAATGGTTAGACGGTGAAGAATCCAAAAAGTGGTGGATGAAGCTTGGAAACTTAATGTTGATGGGAATCGGTATAATTGT ATCTATTTTCGGCCAAATTGATAGTGAGATTGAAGAACTCAAATCGAAAGCTTGTGAATGGGAGTCGTATGCGGAGAATCGTGTTTTAAATGATGAGGACAGGCGAAATTGGTTAGAAATTAGAAAACAATGGTTGGAAAAAGATGGGATTAAGGCGAATATGGTTAGGCAAAAATCACGGGTTAAATGGATTCACGATGGGGATGAAAATACCAAATACTTCCATTCGTTTTTCAAAAGAAGAAACTCAAGGAGAAACATTCGGGGCCTGAATTTAAATGGGGTTTGGTGCGAAGATCCGATTGAGGTGAAACAAGCTGCACACGACTATTTCAAGACACTTTATGAGAGAAGAAACATAAACAAAATGCGTTTCATGAATCAGACATATGTAGGCGGGTCGTTTTTTCAGCACGGGGTTGATATGGCTTATGTCACAGGCCCACTTAACCCTCCTGCTCTAGTCATTGTTTCGGCCTGCCCCACTGCAACAGATACCAGGGCTTCGGCTGCCTTTTCGGATGTTCGTTCCAGTGTATCTAATGCTACTTCTGCAGGCGTGATAAATGGTTCTGATATACAGGCTGCTGCTAGTAATCTCGATGCTAATCCTCCTGGCCAGGCCTCTGATGATGTCACAAAAATCAGTGTCGCTCAGGCCACTGAAATTGAAGGGAAATTCACAGAAAAGGAAGTCTTAGATGCAATCAAAGAATGTGATTGTTCCAAAGCGCCTGGCCCCGACGGCTTCAAATTCAAGTTCTTTAACCTTCATTGGGAGTTAATTAAAGAGGATCTTATGAAGGCGCTTGATTGGTTCTGGGTTAATTGTGATATCTCCAATGGGTGTAACGCCTCCTTTATTACACTCGTCCCGAAAAATAATGATCCATTAGGGCTTAATGAGTTTCGACCCATTAGCCTAATAGGTTGTTATTACAAGATTCTAGCGAAAATCCTCTCTATACGCATAAGAAAGGTCTTGCCCTCGGTTATTGGATACGAGCAAAGCGCCTACCTTCGAG AATGGGTTTTGGATGTAGATGGAGAAAGTGGATTCATGCTTGCCTCAAATCGGCCTCTATTTCGATTCTTGTTAACGGGTCACCTACCAACGAGTTTTTTTATTGAGAGAGGGGTTCGACAAGGAGACCCGTTATCTCCTTTCCTTTTTCTTATTGCGACGGAGGGTTTGAATCTCATTCTTAAACGAGCTTGTCGTGAGGGCCTCTTTAAAGGTGTTGAAGTGGGGATGGATAAGATAGGCCTATCTCATCTACAATTTGCGGATGATACGATTTTCTTTGGTGAGTGGAGAAGCCAAAATTTTTGCAATCTCATGAAGATCCTTAAATGCTACAAGAACCTATCGGGGCTTAAAATCAACTTCCATAAAAGTGTGTTGTATGGGGTAGGTGTTGCTAGTATCGATATTGAAGGTTTGGCTTCGCGTGTTGGTTGTAAGGTAGGTGATCTCCCGTTTATTTATCTTGGTCTCTCGGTTGATAAAAACATGAGTAAGGAGCAAAGTTGGAAACCCGTGATTGAGAAATTCTATTTGAAACTCTCGAATTGGAAAGCAAGGTCGATTTCCTATGGCGGAAGATTAACGCTTATTAAGTCGGTTCTTAGTAGTTTACCGCTTTACTATTTCTCGCTTTTTCGTGCTCCCTTGAGTGTTTTAAAATCTTTAGAGTATATTAGAAGGAATTTTTTCTGGGGCGGGACAGGCGAAAACTCAAAActttcttgggttaaatgggatgagTGTCTACTTCCTTATGATTTTGGTGGTCTTAATATTGGGTCTTTACGGGGAAAAAATCTTGCTCTTTTGGGAAAGTGGTTTTGGCGGGCAAAAACCGAGCCGAATGCACTTTGGGTTACGATTATCAAGAGTATTTATGGTTCTAACGGGCTACTTCCTCCTACTTGTCTTTCCGGACCGGTAGGGTGTGGTAGTGTTTGGTCCAATATTTTTCGTGCAGTTATCATGATCGAGAAATTGGACACAAATTTTGCTTCTTCCTTCATAAAGATAATTGGTGATGTCGCGGACACCGATTTTTGGAACGACTCATGGCTTTGCGGCGCGCCACTAAAACAAAGGTTCCCGCGGTTATTTCACTTGGACGAAGATTCAAATGCAAGAGTACAAGACCGGATTACTTGGATGGATCATAGTTTCGTTTGTAACTTTCGGTGGAAAAGAGATGTTTCGGGTCGGGCCATCAATGAACTCGACTCTCTTATGGCTCTACTAAACGATTATGTAAAACAGGATAAGGCCAAGGATTCGTGGATATGGAACCTAGCGGGTAATGGCTTATTTTCTACAAAGAAGCTAGCTTTTGTTTTGGATGAAAAGATTCTCAACTTCGGGTCTCATGCAAACAATGAAGAATTTTTGAAGAATAATTTGGTCCCTTCTAAAGTTGCGATCTTCATATGGAGAGCATTAAAAAGGCGGATCCCGGTACGTACCGAACTTGATAAAAGAGGTATTGACTTGGACTCCGTAAGGTGCCCTTTGTGTGATGACAATGTGGAATCTATTGAGCACTCGCTAATTTTTTGTCGTTATGCGATGGATATTTGGGTTCGTGTTTATAAATGGTGGGGCTTAGGGGTGGTTTCAAACTTGAGTATTAATGAATTGTTTAGAGGCAATTGCAACCGCCCTCTATCCCCGCTTTGGTCAAGTATTTGGCAAGCTTTGGAGTGGACGTGCGGTTATTTGATATGGAAGAATCGAAATCAAAAGGTGTTCTCTAATTCGTCTTGGTGTGGTCCGTCAG GACAGGAAGCTCCACTTTGCCATCATCTTCTCCACTCCACAAGGCCTATAGCATACAT GACAGGAAGCTCCACTTTGCCATCATCTTCTCCACTCCACAAGGCCTATAGCATCACTAATATTAAGTCTCATATCCCGCTCATTTTAACCCTTGATCATCTCAACTACGATGCTTGGACGGATCTCTTCGAAACTCATTGTATAGGTTTTGATGTGATCGACCATATCGACAACACATACGACAAGCGCCCGCCTCCAACCGATCCCGAATGGGTTAAACTTGACTCCATCGTAAGGATGTGGATATATAGCACTATTTCTCCTGATGTTCTCGAAAACATTCACGAAAAGAAATCCACTGCTCGTGCCACGTGGTTAAACCTTGAAACACTCTTCCGCACAAACAAAGATTCAACTGCACTCCAACTTGAACATGATCTTCGAAACTTCACTCTCGGTGACATGTCAATTAAGGACTATTGCACGAAAATAAAGTCCATGGCTGATCTTTTAAAGAATATTGGTGAACCCGTTTCGGATAAGCATCTTGTTGCATACACACTCCAAGGATTGCCACGCAAATGGAATGGTGTAACTCGGGCCATACGTCTTCGTGAAAAACAACCGACGTGGGTGCAAACTCGGGCTATTCTCTTAAGTGAAGAATCTAAGCTCGATGATACCCGCTCTTCTAATTCTaactcatcttctccaattaagcATTCTTCATGCTTCGTCAGGTACCGAAAACCGCCCTTCTGGCTCCGTATGGATCGTCGAAATGACCGCCGCCAACCACCCACCGGACAGTATGGTTGGGTTTACATCCCACCACCGCCGCCATCTCAAACTGGTTGGCCATCACAGGGTTCGTATACGGCTAATTATCACCATGTGATCTGGTAG